DNA from Oreochromis niloticus isolate F11D_XX unplaced genomic scaffold, O_niloticus_UMD_NMBU tig00003336_pilon, whole genome shotgun sequence:
TTTAACAGTGGCTAAACCGCAACCAGTGTCTCACCCGGGACATCTCGCAGCGGCTTAGACAgactcacttcctgtgtgcaAACCCGGCTTCAGCTTcaagcagcagaggaagaatcatcttcttcatcatctCTTCCTCCTTCACCAGCCTCACCGGGACAGCAGGTGCGGACGCCGACCAGACAtcccaacacacacaggaaattgAGAGACTGGCACCTGCATGTGAAAGAGCCCTGGCTCGTCGTCGGCGATTCTAATGTTAGCAGACTGCCCCCCTTTGCAGCTGACAGTTTGCAGATCGATGGCTTCCCGGGAGCCAAATGGTGGCATGCAGAGTACCTCCTGGAGAAAGCCACTATTGCTACACCGGTGACAAAACTAATCCTGTCTTTTGGCATTAATAACAGGTCCCAGAGAGACAAGAATATGCCAGTGGTGGAACTGAAAAGGGCCCTGAAAGTAGCCCGGCAGAAGTTCCCTGAGGCTAACATTTATGTGCCTGAGATTAACTTTTCTTCTGCTCTTCCTCAGGTGGAAAAGGACACTTTGATGTACTTGAACACTTTCATTACAGGACTAAAGGATCACATTCCAGCCCTCACCTCAGACATTTTCACTACAGAGGAGGATGACATTCACTGGTCATATGGAACCTCAGAGGCAATGTTACAACACTGGGAGATGTATGTAAATGGGGAGTCCCCATAAGCCTGACACATCGGGAGGGGTCAAGTGATTTACATGTTGTTGATGGTGTTATGAACTTGTCTAAAAAATTCCATCCTTCCACTGCTCAGCGGAGCCTACTGAATAGAGGCCTGACTTTTATCCCACAAAGGGCTACAACAAAAATTTACAATTACAATGCAAATATGACATTCAGCAGTACCATAGGAGGATCAAATTGGCTGCCTTTTATGGGGATAAAGAGGAGACTCAATCTCAGCCCTTCACTCCAAAATCATACTGGTCCCGCCCAATGCTCAGCTCCCACCCCAAATTCTTACTTTGATCAAAACAGATAATGAATATTTTCAAAACCACTTCATGTAGACAGAGTTAAACCCAATTTGACAGTAGAAGAGACAAAAGCTCTAacagaattaaaacaaaacaagcaaattatTATAAAACCGGCAGACAAAGGAAGCGCAGTTGTAATTTTGGACAGGGACCAGTATTTGGAGGAAGGCTACAGACAATTAAACGACAAAAcatattatttaaattaaaaaaacccatttaCCACGAAACAATTCCAATGGTGGAAAAAATCATTAACAACTTACACCAAAAGAAATTTATAAACCTAAAACAAAAGAACTATTTGCTGGGCTCCGCTGAACCAAGGGGAAGGCTCTTTTATATGCTgcctaagatccacaaggatCCGGCAAAATGGAGTGTCCCCTTTCAGGTGCCCCCAGGACGACCAATCGTCTCAGACTGTGATAGTGAGACTTACTATACAGCTGAGTACTTGGATTATTTCCTGACTCCTTTATCCACAAAACATGCGAGCTATATTAAAGATACATATGATTTTGTGGATAAAGTGAAGCAAATAGAAGTCCCCAttgattcttttctgttttccataGATATTGACAGCCTTTACACAAACATTGACATTGGTGAAGGCATTGACTCCATTAAGAGAGTCTTTCAAAGATACCCGGATAAGAAAGGCCAGAAAAAGAATTACTACAACTTTTAGAAATAATCTCACAAGGAACGACTTTGAATTCAATGGTGACTTCTATTTACAAATCAAGGGGACAGCCATGGGGAAAAAGTTTGCCCCAGCATATGCAAATATCTTCATGGCAGAGTGGGAGACTGCTGCGTTAGATAAATGCACCAAGAAGCCTCTGTATTATTATCGCTTCCTGGATGAcatatggggtgtctggccacATTCTGAGCAGGATTTTGAGATGTTTCTTAAGACCTTAAATGACCACAATGCCTCTATTAAGCTTAAGTCGACCATTAGTAAGACCTCTATTGATTTTCTGGACACGACCACCTTCAAGGGCCCAAATTTCATTAATGACCGTAAATTGGATATAAAGGTCTTTTTCAAACCCACGGACACTCATGCCCTGCTATTTAAAACCAGCTTTCATCCTAAACACACATTTGCGGGAATAGTCAAATCCCAACTGTTAAGGTTCCACAAAATTTGTACACAAAAGTCTGATTTTGGAGCGGCTGTTAAGACCCTGTTCTctgctctctccactagggggtactgttggtccttCCTAAGGAGGTGCTTTAAGTCCTTTCTGCATACAAAACCAATTGATGTTTCCCCTCTGCTTCCAGTGGTCATTACATATGCTCCTTGCACCTGCAAACTAGTCAGGGCTATTAAGAACAATTTCCAGAGTCTGGCTCAGAATGTACAGACACTTCACAACCACAGGGTAATTGCTGCCTTCAGGAGACATAAGAATCTAGGTGATCTCCTCATCAGAGCCCAAATCTCGCCTCCCTCTGTGCCTAGGCGCAGAGATCaggggcaatttttccagcatcgCAGGTTGGTGCGCAGCCATTCCAATGGTGatgtttttctgtcattgtgCAAAGGAACCCCGAGGTCCAAAAATTGTGTATATCTGATTACATGTAAGAGGTGTGGAATGCagtatgtgggagaaacaggaaacacgcTGCTGACTAGATTCACTCAACACAGGTACAAcattacacagaaaaagaacactCACACCCACCTCGTTAGACACTTTTTATTACATGGATGGGTCTCTGTATCAGTGACGGCCATCCAGGTTAACTCGAGATGGACAacgcagcagaggaggagagctGAGAGGATGTGGATGGCCAAACTGGATACAGTTTATCCAAAGGGCCTGAATGAAAAGGGTTTCAGGAGAAATTGATCCCACGGTTTGTATATAGTTAATGTTTCATTGCTCTTAATtgtcatcattattattgttattattgtcacTTGCACTGGGTATCTCAGCTCCTTTCATGACTCACTGGGGGACATCCTGCCCCTGAAGCTGACCCTAACCTAACCTCAGTGACCCTGTAATAAACTGGACTCcggccctaaccttaaccactcTGCTTTCTGAACACAAAATCCAATTCCGGACCTAACCTTAACCACTCGGACACCTAGTGGGAGAGGAGGACTGGGCATACCCCCACCCCTGTGAtgggccctaaccttaacctcccccctctcctctttaccctcctcccctcacccctcaCTTCTTCAACCCCATCCATGGGACCCCCGCCTGGAGCTTCGCTGGGGGTCTCTGGAGACCTGAGATGGGCGCAGGTATGGTCTGTGCACCGGAGCCCGGCCCCCCTTCAGGGGACCGTGCTCCCAAACTCGATTTCCCCTAACCGGCCCGTGCCGCCTGACCGCCGCTTGGGTTCTCTGGGACCCTCATGGTGATGTTCTATAggacaacacaaacaacacacactatTATAGCAACTCTGTAACCTGCATAAAGTTCAGGGTCATGAGGTCAATGATGTAAGACGGTATGGATTTTATGCATTACATGCCTGTTCTCTGCTGTTGTTATGACTGTTCCTCAACCCCTATGTAAATTCAGGTTGCACTAACCCCTCTAATTGGGACGATGGACcgtttaaaacactttatgcaCTGTACACTATACACTGTATATATGAACTGTTACATTCTACTGTACTGGATGGACTATTGGTAGGCAAACGCCTCATGATCAGACAGTTTGGACTGCTCTTTGTGAGAAAATCTCCCCACAGAGTTGAACTGTGCAATATTTTAGGGTGGCCTGAATGCAGTCAACCCTCTGTGTTTAAAAGACTGAGTGCAAAGACTTTCTTCAATATGACGCTTGACAGTCTGTTCTCCCGAGGTCCGTGAACGCGCACCTGCGCGTGCGACCGTTTACGGCCCTGATGCCACAGCGTCCTTTAAATTGTACACTGCGTGGACCACTGATTGGTTACAGGCACGCGACCACCCTGAGCATTGTGGGCAGTGTGGTCCAACCCTGTGCAGACTTTCATGGACGCCATTCGGACAGCACGAAATCTGCTCCGGACACTTGGTGAAATCGTTACTATTGCTTTTGTCAcaagccagcctgaagaaggttcGGTTAgaaccgaaacgtcgcgacttTGGCTTGTATTATATGTTATAGTTCATTTTGTATTGATTTATCAACTTTGAGCAACAATAAACCGCTCAGTGATCAAATCAGTATACGAGTTATCCGTTAGCATAGAGCCGCCTAGCATCACCCACACGGTCGAGTGGGACCAGTGGAGAGAGCTAAAGGTATTAGTGGACGCATAACCATGCCCACATATGCTACGGATGGAGAGTGGACCCTCGTTCGGC
Protein-coding regions in this window:
- the LOC112845124 gene encoding uncharacterized protein LOC112845124 — encoded protein: MGKKFAPAYANIFMAEWETAALDKCTKKPLYYYRFLDDIWGVWPHSEQDFEMFLKTLNDHNASIKLKSTISKTSIDFLDTTTFKGPNFINDRKLDIKVFFKPTDTHALLFKTSFHPKHTFAGIVKSQLLRFHKICTQKSDFGAAVKTLFSALSTRGYCWSFLRRCFKSFLHTKPIDVSPLLPVVITYAPCTCKLVRAIKNNFQSLAQNVQTLHNHRVIAAFRRHKNLGDLLIRAQISPPSVPRRRDQGQFFQHRRLVRSHSNGDVFLSLCKGTPRSKNCVYLITCKRCGMQYVGETGNTLLTRFTQHSDGHPG